One region of Paenibacillus polymyxa M1 genomic DNA includes:
- a CDS encoding ABC transporter permease codes for MLKLIQLEMKKLHLVGYIRSALIANACILGLLSTIALDSQNEGVPEFTQYAQLLDLMDNMVRATFIVFASVLLCRFIVGEFKSKSITILFMYPIHRQKLMIAKLLIVLLFTFLSIVISEIIITAAIHLLNQFVIIVPDKLTLSILAEQSARTLINAVAASFMGLVPLYMGMRRYSVPTTIVTSILIVALLFSNNNGATLSSIAPVQISFSVLGILVAYAAIRRIEYKDIA; via the coding sequence ATGCTTAAATTGATACAGTTGGAGATGAAAAAGCTTCATCTGGTGGGTTATATCCGTTCAGCACTGATCGCCAACGCTTGCATTCTAGGGTTGCTCAGTACTATTGCACTGGACAGCCAAAATGAAGGAGTACCCGAATTTACACAGTACGCTCAGCTTCTCGATCTTATGGACAATATGGTGAGGGCAACGTTTATTGTATTTGCCTCCGTTCTACTGTGCCGTTTTATCGTAGGAGAATTTAAATCCAAATCGATTACAATCTTGTTCATGTATCCGATTCATCGTCAAAAGCTAATGATCGCCAAGCTCTTGATTGTGCTGCTGTTTACATTCTTGTCTATTGTAATCTCGGAAATCATCATTACGGCTGCGATCCATTTGCTCAACCAGTTTGTCATAATTGTACCGGATAAGCTCACTCTTTCCATACTAGCCGAGCAATCAGCGCGCACGCTAATCAATGCCGTTGCCGCCAGTTTTATGGGATTGGTTCCGCTGTATATGGGAATGCGAAGATACTCTGTACCCACGACCATTGTGACCTCGATTCTGATTGTAGCATTGCTTTTCTCCAATAATAACGGTGCTACCCTTAGCTCCATTGCCCCCGTGCAAATCAGCTTCTCTGTGCTGGGAA